A region of Macaca thibetana thibetana isolate TM-01 chromosome 20, ASM2454274v1, whole genome shotgun sequence DNA encodes the following proteins:
- the CARMIL2 gene encoding capping protein, Arp2/3 and myosin-I linker protein 2 isoform X2: protein MAQTPDGISCELRGEITRFLWPKEVELLLKTWLPGEGAVQNHVLALLRWRAYLLHTTCLPLRVDCTFSYLEVQAMALQETPPQVTFELESLRELVLEFPGVAALEQLAQHVAAAIKKVFPRSTLGKLFRRPTPASMLARLERSSPLESTGPCSPCGGFLETYEALCDYNGFPFREEIQWDVDTIYHRQGCRHFSLGDFSHLGSRDLALSVAALSYNLWFRCLSCVDMKLSLEVSEQILHMMSQSSHLEELVLETCGLRGDFVRRLAQALAGHSSSGLRELSLAGNLLDDRGMAALSRHLERCPGALRRLSLAQTGLTPRGMRALGRALATNAAFDSALTHLDLSGNPGALGSSEDSGGLYSFLSRPNVLSFLNLAGTDTALDTLFAALSRGCCISLTHLDASRNVFSRTKSRAAPAALQLFLSRARTLRHLGLAGCKLPPDALRALLDGLALNTHLRDLHLDLSACELRSAGAQVIQDLVCDAGAVSSLDLADNGFGSDMVTLVLAIGRSRSLRHVALGRNFNVRCKETLDDVLHRIVQLMQDDDCPLQSLSVAESRLKLGASVLLRALATNPNLTALDISGNAMGDAGAKLLAKALRVNSRLRSVVWDRNHTSALGLLDVAQALEQNHSLKAMPLPLNDVAQAQRSRPELTARAVHQIQACLLRNNRADPASSDHTTCLQPLGLVSDPSEQEVNELCQSVQEHVELLGCGAGPQGEAAVHQAEDAIQNANFSLSILPILYEAGSSPSHHWQLGQKLEGLLRQVGEVCRQDIQDFTQATLDTARSLCPQMLQGSSWREQLEGVLAGSRGLPELLPEQLLQDAFTRLRDMRLSITGTLAESIVAQALAGLSAARDQLVESLAHQATVIMPSALPAPDGGEPGLLEPGELGGLFFPEEEKEEEEEKDDSPPQKWPELSHGLHLVPFIQSAAEEAEPEPELAAPGEDAEPQAGPSARGSPSPAAPGPPAAPLPRMDLPPAGQPLRHPTRARPRPRRQHHHRPPPGGPQVPPALPQEGNGLSARVDEGVEEFFSKRLIQQDRLWAPEEDPATEGGATPVPRTLRKKLGTLFAFKKPRSTRGPRPDLETSPGAAPRTRKTTFGDLLRPPTRPSRGEEPGGAEGDTSSPDPARRSRPRYTRDSKAYSMILLPAEEEATLGARPDKRRPLERGETELAPSFEQRVQVMLQRIGVSRGSGGAEGKRKQSKDGEIKKAGSDGDIMDSSTEAPPISIKSRTHSVSADPSCRPCPGSQGPESATWKTLGQQLNAELRSRGWGQQDGPGPPSPGQSPSPCRTSPSRDSLGLPEDPCLGPRNEERPLRLQRSPVLKRRPKLEAPPSPSLGSGLGTEHLPPQPTEPSSPERSPPSPATDQRGGGPSP from the exons GTGGACTGCACATTCAGCTACCTGGAGGTCCAGGCCATGGCGCTGCAGGAGACACCCCCTCAG GTCACCTTTGAGCTGGAGTCCCTGCGTGAGTTGGTCCTGGAGTTTCCTGGTGTGGCCGCCCTGGAACAGCTGGCCCAGCATGTGGCTGCAGCCATCAAGAAGGTCTTCCCTCGCTCAACCCTTGG GAAGCTATTCCGGAGGCCCACACCTGCCTCCATGCTGGCTCGGCTGGAGAGAAGCAGCCCCTTGGAGTCCACTGGCCCCTGCAGCCCCTGTG gtGGCTTCTTGGAGACATATGAGGCTCTGTGTGACTACAATGGCTTCCCTTTCCGAGAGGAGATTCAGTGG GACGTGGACACCATCTACCATCGCCAGGGCTGCCGCCATTTCAGCCTGGGAGACTTCAGCCACCTCGGCAGTCG GGACCTGGCCTTGAGTGTGGCTGCCCTATCCTACAACCTGTGGTTCCGGTGCCTCTCCTGTGTTGACATGAAACtg AGCCTTGAGGTCTCAGAACAGATTCTACACATGATGAGTCAGTCATCGCACCTGGAGGAGCTGGTGCTGGAGACCTGCGGCCTGAGGGG AGACTTTGTCCGACGACTGGCCCAGGCTCTGGCGGGACACTCGAGCTCTGGGCTGCGGGAGCTCAGCCTGGCAGGGAACCTGCTGGATGACCGAG GCATGGCTGCACTCAGCAGACACCTTGAGCGTTGTCCAGGAGCCCTGAGGAGACTCAGCCTCGCCCAGACAGGATTGACTCCGAGAG gAATGAGGGCTCTGGGCCGGGCACTGGCCACCAATGCTGCCTTCGACTCCGCCCTGACCCACCTGGACCTTTCCGGGAATCCCGGGGCGCTGGGGTCCTCCGAGGACAGTGGG GGCCTCTATAGCTTCCTGAGCCGTCCTAACGTGCTGTCGTTCCTGAATCTCGCAGGCACCGACACCGCCCTGGACACT CTCTTCGCAGCGCTGTCCCGAGGCTGCTGCATCAGCCTTACCCACCTCGACGCTTCGAGGAACGTCTTCTCCCGCAC GAAGTCCCGCGCTGCGCCGGCCGCGCTGCAGCTCTTCCTCAGCCGCGCGCGGACGCTGCGGCACCTGGGCCTGGCGGGCTGCAAGCTGCCGCCGGACGCGCTCAG GGCTCTTTTGGATGGCCTCGCGCTCAACACGCACCTCCGCGACCTGCACCTGGACCTCAGCGCTTGCGAG CTGCGCTCGGCCGGCGCCCAGGTGATACAAGACTTAGTGTGTGACGCAGGCGCTGTGAGCTCCCTGGATCTGGCGGATAACG GCTTCGGCTCGGACATGGTGACTCTGGTGCTGGCCATCGGGAGAAGCCGGTCCCTGAGACATGTGGCGCTTGGAAGGAACTTCAACGTCCGGTGCAA GGAGACCCTGGACGACGTCCTGCACCGGATTGTCCAGCTTATGCAGGACGACGACTGT CCTCTTCAGTCTCTGTCGGTGGCTGAGTCTCGGCTGAAGCTGGGCGCCAGCGTCCTACTCCGGGCCCTAGCCACCAATCCTAACCTGACCGCGCTGGATATCAGCGGCAACGCCATGGGGGACGCGGGCGCCAAGTTGCTGGCCAAGGCGCTCCGGGTCAACTCCAGGCTCCG GTCTGTGGTCTGGGACCGGAACCACACATCTGCTCTGGGTCTGCTGGACGTGGCACAGGCGCTGGAGCAGAACCACAGCCTGAAGGCCATGCCTCTGCCACTGAACGACGTGGCCCAGGCGCAGCGCAGCCGCCCTGAACTGACAGCACGTGCAGTCCATCAG ATCCAAGCCTGTCTCTTGAGGAACAACCGCGCAGACCCTGCCTCTTCTGACCACACGACCTGCCTTCAGCCACTCGGTCTGGTCTCAGACCCCTCAGAGCAG GAAGTGAATGAATTGTGTCAGTCGGTGCAGGAGCATGTGGAGCTGCTGGGCTGTGGGGCTGGACCCCAGGGTGAAGCCGCTGTGCACCAGGCTGAGGATGCCATCCAAAATGCCAACTTCTCTCTCAGC ATTCTCCCCATTCTATATGAAGCTGGAAGCTCCCCAAGCCATCACTGGCAGCTTGGGCAGAAGCTGGAGGGCCTTCTGAGACAGGTGGGCGAGGTCTGCCGCCAGGACATCCAG GACTTCACTCAGGCCACACTGGACACAGCAAGGAGCCTCTGCCCACAGATGCTGCAGGGATCCAGCTGGAGGGAGCAGCTAGAGGGGGTCCTGGCAGGCTCGAGGGGCCTCCCAGAGCTGCTCCCAGAGCAGCTGCTGCAAGATGCCTTCACTAGGCTCAG GGATATGCGGCTATCAATCACAGGGACCTTGGCAGAGAGCATTGTGGCTCAGGCTTTGGCAGGCCTGAGTGCAGCCCGGGATCAGCTG GTGGAGAGTCTGGCTCATCAGGCCACAGTGATAATGCCCTCTGCCCTACCGGCACCAGACGGAGGTGAGCCCGGCCTCCTTGAGCCTGGGGAATTGGGAGGTCTTTTCTTCCccgaggaagagaaggaagaggaggaggagaag GATGACAGTCCTCCACAGAAATGGCCTGAGCTCAGCCACGGTCTTCACCTGGTTCCCTTCATTCAAA GTGCTGCTGAGGAAGCGGAGCCGGAGCCCGAGCTGGCGGCTCCGGGAGAAGATGCGGAGCCGCAGGCTGGGCCGTCTGCGCGCGGCTCTCCGAGCCCTGCCGCCCCCGGGCCCCCCGCCGCCCCACTGCCCCGCATGGACCTGCCACCGGCGGGGCAGCCCCTGCGCCATCCGACCCGGGCCCGGCCGCGGCCGCGCCGCCAGCACCACCACCGCCCGCCGCCGGGGGGCCCCCAG GTGCCCCCAGCCTTGCCGCAGGAAGGGAATGGGCTCAGTGCCCGCGTGGACGAGGGCGTGGAGGAATTCTTCTCTAAAAGGCTGATCCAGCAGGATCGCCT CTGGGCCCCCGAGGAGGACCCGGCCACTGAGGGGGGTGCCACTCCTGTCCCCCGTACACTGCGAAAGAAGCTGGGCACCCTCTTTGCCTTCAAGAAGCCTCGTTCAACGCGGGGTCCACGACCTGATCTAGAGACCAGCCCTGGGGCAGCTCCCCGAACCCGAAAAACTACGTTTGGCGACCTACTGCGGCCGCCAACCCGTCCCAGCCGTGGTGAGGAGCCTGGTGGGGCTGAGGGGGACACCAGCAGCCCTGACCCTGCCCGCAGGAGCCGACCTCGGTACACAAGAGATAGCAAGGCCTACTCGATGATACTGCTGCCTGCTGAGGAGGAGGCAACGCTGGGTGCCAGACCTGACAAG AGGCGGCCCCTGGAGCGGGGAGAAACAGAGCTGGCTCCATCCTTTGAACAGCGGGTACAAGTAATGCTGCAGAGGATAGGCGTCAGCCGAGGCAGCGGGGGTGCCGAAGGCAAGAGGAAGCAA AGCAAAGATGGCGAAATCAAGAAAGCTGGCTCAGATG GTGACATTATGGACAGTTCCACGGAGGCCCCTCCCATCTCGATCAAGTCCCGCACCCACTCTGTGTCTGCTG ACCCCTCCTGCAGACCTTGCCCAGGGAGCCAGGGGCCCGAGTCTGCCACCTGGAAGACACTGGGGCAGCAGTTGAATGCAGAGCTCAGGAGCCGTGGTTGGGGCCAACAGGATGGTCCAGGCCCTCCCTCTCCTGGTCAAAGCCCAAGTCCCTGCAGAACCAGCCCCTCCCGAgacagcctgggcctcccagaggaCCCTTGCTTGGGCCCTAGGAATGAAG AACGGCCCCTGCGGCTGCAGCGCTCCCCGGTCCTCAAACGCAGGCCAAAACTTGAGGCACCTCCATCCCCAAGCCTAG GATCTGGCCTTGGAACGGAGCATCTGCCCCCACAGCCCACAGAGCCCTCCAGCCCTGAGCGGAGCCCACCCTCCCCAGCCACAGACCAAAGAGGCGGCGGCCCCAGTCCCTga
- the CARMIL2 gene encoding capping protein, Arp2/3 and myosin-I linker protein 2 isoform X1, translated as MAQTPDGISCELRGEITRFLWPKEVELLLKTWLPGEGAVQNHVLALLRWRAYLLHTTCLPLRVDCTFSYLEVQAMALQETPPQVTFELESLRELVLEFPGVAALEQLAQHVAAAIKKVFPRSTLGKLFRRPTPASMLARLERSSPLESTGPCSPCGGFLETYEALCDYNGFPFREEIQWDVDTIYHRQGCRHFSLGDFSHLGSRDLALSVAALSYNLWFRCLSCVDMKLSLEVSEQILHMMSQSSHLEELVLETCGLRGDFVRRLAQALAGHSSSGLRELSLAGNLLDDRGMAALSRHLERCPGALRRLSLAQTGLTPRGMRALGRALATNAAFDSALTHLDLSGNPGALGSSEDSGGLYSFLSRPNVLSFLNLAGTDTALDTVRGCSVGGWMTDRADWRAGQGGLGPPAGAANSLPPQLFAALSRGCCISLTHLDASRNVFSRTKSRAAPAALQLFLSRARTLRHLGLAGCKLPPDALRALLDGLALNTHLRDLHLDLSACELRSAGAQVIQDLVCDAGAVSSLDLADNGFGSDMVTLVLAIGRSRSLRHVALGRNFNVRCKETLDDVLHRIVQLMQDDDCPLQSLSVAESRLKLGASVLLRALATNPNLTALDISGNAMGDAGAKLLAKALRVNSRLRSVVWDRNHTSALGLLDVAQALEQNHSLKAMPLPLNDVAQAQRSRPELTARAVHQIQACLLRNNRADPASSDHTTCLQPLGLVSDPSEQEVNELCQSVQEHVELLGCGAGPQGEAAVHQAEDAIQNANFSLSILPILYEAGSSPSHHWQLGQKLEGLLRQVGEVCRQDIQDFTQATLDTARSLCPQMLQGSSWREQLEGVLAGSRGLPELLPEQLLQDAFTRLRDMRLSITGTLAESIVAQALAGLSAARDQLVESLAHQATVIMPSALPAPDGGEPGLLEPGELGGLFFPEEEKEEEEEKDDSPPQKWPELSHGLHLVPFIQSAAEEAEPEPELAAPGEDAEPQAGPSARGSPSPAAPGPPAAPLPRMDLPPAGQPLRHPTRARPRPRRQHHHRPPPGGPQVPPALPQEGNGLSARVDEGVEEFFSKRLIQQDRLWAPEEDPATEGGATPVPRTLRKKLGTLFAFKKPRSTRGPRPDLETSPGAAPRTRKTTFGDLLRPPTRPSRGEEPGGAEGDTSSPDPARRSRPRYTRDSKAYSMILLPAEEEATLGARPDKRRPLERGETELAPSFEQRVQVMLQRIGVSRGSGGAEGKRKQSKDGEIKKAGSDGDIMDSSTEAPPISIKSRTHSVSADPSCRPCPGSQGPESATWKTLGQQLNAELRSRGWGQQDGPGPPSPGQSPSPCRTSPSRDSLGLPEDPCLGPRNEERPLRLQRSPVLKRRPKLEAPPSPSLGSGLGTEHLPPQPTEPSSPERSPPSPATDQRGGGPSP; from the exons GTGGACTGCACATTCAGCTACCTGGAGGTCCAGGCCATGGCGCTGCAGGAGACACCCCCTCAG GTCACCTTTGAGCTGGAGTCCCTGCGTGAGTTGGTCCTGGAGTTTCCTGGTGTGGCCGCCCTGGAACAGCTGGCCCAGCATGTGGCTGCAGCCATCAAGAAGGTCTTCCCTCGCTCAACCCTTGG GAAGCTATTCCGGAGGCCCACACCTGCCTCCATGCTGGCTCGGCTGGAGAGAAGCAGCCCCTTGGAGTCCACTGGCCCCTGCAGCCCCTGTG gtGGCTTCTTGGAGACATATGAGGCTCTGTGTGACTACAATGGCTTCCCTTTCCGAGAGGAGATTCAGTGG GACGTGGACACCATCTACCATCGCCAGGGCTGCCGCCATTTCAGCCTGGGAGACTTCAGCCACCTCGGCAGTCG GGACCTGGCCTTGAGTGTGGCTGCCCTATCCTACAACCTGTGGTTCCGGTGCCTCTCCTGTGTTGACATGAAACtg AGCCTTGAGGTCTCAGAACAGATTCTACACATGATGAGTCAGTCATCGCACCTGGAGGAGCTGGTGCTGGAGACCTGCGGCCTGAGGGG AGACTTTGTCCGACGACTGGCCCAGGCTCTGGCGGGACACTCGAGCTCTGGGCTGCGGGAGCTCAGCCTGGCAGGGAACCTGCTGGATGACCGAG GCATGGCTGCACTCAGCAGACACCTTGAGCGTTGTCCAGGAGCCCTGAGGAGACTCAGCCTCGCCCAGACAGGATTGACTCCGAGAG gAATGAGGGCTCTGGGCCGGGCACTGGCCACCAATGCTGCCTTCGACTCCGCCCTGACCCACCTGGACCTTTCCGGGAATCCCGGGGCGCTGGGGTCCTCCGAGGACAGTGGG GGCCTCTATAGCTTCCTGAGCCGTCCTAACGTGCTGTCGTTCCTGAATCTCGCAGGCACCGACACCGCCCTGGACACTGTGAGGGGGTGCTCCGTGGGGGGATGGATGACCGATAGGGCGGACTGGAGGGCAGGACAGGGAGGGCTCGGTCCCCCAGCGGGTGCAGCCAACAGCCTCCCCCCGCAGCTCTTCGCAGCGCTGTCCCGAGGCTGCTGCATCAGCCTTACCCACCTCGACGCTTCGAGGAACGTCTTCTCCCGCAC GAAGTCCCGCGCTGCGCCGGCCGCGCTGCAGCTCTTCCTCAGCCGCGCGCGGACGCTGCGGCACCTGGGCCTGGCGGGCTGCAAGCTGCCGCCGGACGCGCTCAG GGCTCTTTTGGATGGCCTCGCGCTCAACACGCACCTCCGCGACCTGCACCTGGACCTCAGCGCTTGCGAG CTGCGCTCGGCCGGCGCCCAGGTGATACAAGACTTAGTGTGTGACGCAGGCGCTGTGAGCTCCCTGGATCTGGCGGATAACG GCTTCGGCTCGGACATGGTGACTCTGGTGCTGGCCATCGGGAGAAGCCGGTCCCTGAGACATGTGGCGCTTGGAAGGAACTTCAACGTCCGGTGCAA GGAGACCCTGGACGACGTCCTGCACCGGATTGTCCAGCTTATGCAGGACGACGACTGT CCTCTTCAGTCTCTGTCGGTGGCTGAGTCTCGGCTGAAGCTGGGCGCCAGCGTCCTACTCCGGGCCCTAGCCACCAATCCTAACCTGACCGCGCTGGATATCAGCGGCAACGCCATGGGGGACGCGGGCGCCAAGTTGCTGGCCAAGGCGCTCCGGGTCAACTCCAGGCTCCG GTCTGTGGTCTGGGACCGGAACCACACATCTGCTCTGGGTCTGCTGGACGTGGCACAGGCGCTGGAGCAGAACCACAGCCTGAAGGCCATGCCTCTGCCACTGAACGACGTGGCCCAGGCGCAGCGCAGCCGCCCTGAACTGACAGCACGTGCAGTCCATCAG ATCCAAGCCTGTCTCTTGAGGAACAACCGCGCAGACCCTGCCTCTTCTGACCACACGACCTGCCTTCAGCCACTCGGTCTGGTCTCAGACCCCTCAGAGCAG GAAGTGAATGAATTGTGTCAGTCGGTGCAGGAGCATGTGGAGCTGCTGGGCTGTGGGGCTGGACCCCAGGGTGAAGCCGCTGTGCACCAGGCTGAGGATGCCATCCAAAATGCCAACTTCTCTCTCAGC ATTCTCCCCATTCTATATGAAGCTGGAAGCTCCCCAAGCCATCACTGGCAGCTTGGGCAGAAGCTGGAGGGCCTTCTGAGACAGGTGGGCGAGGTCTGCCGCCAGGACATCCAG GACTTCACTCAGGCCACACTGGACACAGCAAGGAGCCTCTGCCCACAGATGCTGCAGGGATCCAGCTGGAGGGAGCAGCTAGAGGGGGTCCTGGCAGGCTCGAGGGGCCTCCCAGAGCTGCTCCCAGAGCAGCTGCTGCAAGATGCCTTCACTAGGCTCAG GGATATGCGGCTATCAATCACAGGGACCTTGGCAGAGAGCATTGTGGCTCAGGCTTTGGCAGGCCTGAGTGCAGCCCGGGATCAGCTG GTGGAGAGTCTGGCTCATCAGGCCACAGTGATAATGCCCTCTGCCCTACCGGCACCAGACGGAGGTGAGCCCGGCCTCCTTGAGCCTGGGGAATTGGGAGGTCTTTTCTTCCccgaggaagagaaggaagaggaggaggagaag GATGACAGTCCTCCACAGAAATGGCCTGAGCTCAGCCACGGTCTTCACCTGGTTCCCTTCATTCAAA GTGCTGCTGAGGAAGCGGAGCCGGAGCCCGAGCTGGCGGCTCCGGGAGAAGATGCGGAGCCGCAGGCTGGGCCGTCTGCGCGCGGCTCTCCGAGCCCTGCCGCCCCCGGGCCCCCCGCCGCCCCACTGCCCCGCATGGACCTGCCACCGGCGGGGCAGCCCCTGCGCCATCCGACCCGGGCCCGGCCGCGGCCGCGCCGCCAGCACCACCACCGCCCGCCGCCGGGGGGCCCCCAG GTGCCCCCAGCCTTGCCGCAGGAAGGGAATGGGCTCAGTGCCCGCGTGGACGAGGGCGTGGAGGAATTCTTCTCTAAAAGGCTGATCCAGCAGGATCGCCT CTGGGCCCCCGAGGAGGACCCGGCCACTGAGGGGGGTGCCACTCCTGTCCCCCGTACACTGCGAAAGAAGCTGGGCACCCTCTTTGCCTTCAAGAAGCCTCGTTCAACGCGGGGTCCACGACCTGATCTAGAGACCAGCCCTGGGGCAGCTCCCCGAACCCGAAAAACTACGTTTGGCGACCTACTGCGGCCGCCAACCCGTCCCAGCCGTGGTGAGGAGCCTGGTGGGGCTGAGGGGGACACCAGCAGCCCTGACCCTGCCCGCAGGAGCCGACCTCGGTACACAAGAGATAGCAAGGCCTACTCGATGATACTGCTGCCTGCTGAGGAGGAGGCAACGCTGGGTGCCAGACCTGACAAG AGGCGGCCCCTGGAGCGGGGAGAAACAGAGCTGGCTCCATCCTTTGAACAGCGGGTACAAGTAATGCTGCAGAGGATAGGCGTCAGCCGAGGCAGCGGGGGTGCCGAAGGCAAGAGGAAGCAA AGCAAAGATGGCGAAATCAAGAAAGCTGGCTCAGATG GTGACATTATGGACAGTTCCACGGAGGCCCCTCCCATCTCGATCAAGTCCCGCACCCACTCTGTGTCTGCTG ACCCCTCCTGCAGACCTTGCCCAGGGAGCCAGGGGCCCGAGTCTGCCACCTGGAAGACACTGGGGCAGCAGTTGAATGCAGAGCTCAGGAGCCGTGGTTGGGGCCAACAGGATGGTCCAGGCCCTCCCTCTCCTGGTCAAAGCCCAAGTCCCTGCAGAACCAGCCCCTCCCGAgacagcctgggcctcccagaggaCCCTTGCTTGGGCCCTAGGAATGAAG AACGGCCCCTGCGGCTGCAGCGCTCCCCGGTCCTCAAACGCAGGCCAAAACTTGAGGCACCTCCATCCCCAAGCCTAG GATCTGGCCTTGGAACGGAGCATCTGCCCCCACAGCCCACAGAGCCCTCCAGCCCTGAGCGGAGCCCACCCTCCCCAGCCACAGACCAAAGAGGCGGCGGCCCCAGTCCCTga